A single Cottoperca gobio chromosome 5, fCotGob3.1, whole genome shotgun sequence DNA region contains:
- the loxl2a gene encoding lysyl oxidase homolog 2A isoform X2 encodes MVLPVDISSAIPQGVPVQVEDVRLRATYSQRKRIPITEGFLEVKDGGKWRQICNEEWTEKNSRVICGMYGFPAEKRFNNRSYKLLAKRRKKNYWGFSINCTGNEADLSDCKMGGEIKLKGNRTCELGMPVVVSCVPGRAFAPSVSAGYRKAYRVEQPLVRLRGGALIGEGRVEVLKNGEWGTVCDDNWNTRAATVVCRELGFGSAKEALTGARLGQGIGSVHMNEVECSGFEKSLTECYFNRDALGCNHEEDAAVRCNVPAMGFHNRLRLNGGRNPSEGRVEILAERNGSTVWGTVCSDSWGTMEAMVVCRQLGLGFASNAFQETWYWTGDASADAVVMSGVRCSGTELTLDQCLHHGKHIACPKGGGKFAAGVSCTQMAPDLVLSAQAVEQTTYLEDRPMYALQCAHEEQCLSSSANTADSTSYRRLLRFSSQIHNNGQSDFRPRAAHHSWIWHECHRHYHSMEVFTHYDLLTLNGTKVAEGHKASFCLEDTHCDEGIDKRYACANFGAQGITVGCWDTYRHDIDCQWIDITDVKPGDYIFQVVINPNYEVAESDYSNNIMKCRSRYDGQRIWTYNCLIGGSRSSETEETFPGLLNNQLSHR; translated from the exons ATGGTACTACCTGTTGA CATCTCCTCTGCTATTCCTCAGGGTGTCCCGGTGCAGGTGGAGGATGTGAGGCTCAGAGCCACCTACTCTCAGAGGAAAAGGATTCCCATCACTGAGGGATTTTTGGAGGTTAAAGACGGAGGCAAGTGGAGACAGATCTGTAACGAGGAGTGGACGGAGAAGAACAGCCGGGTCATCTGTGGCATGTATGGCTTCCCCGCAGAGAAACGCTTCAATAACCGATCCTACAA ATTGCTGGCCAAGCGTCGTAAGAAGAACTACTGGGGTTTCTCCATCAACTGCACAGGCAACGAGGCCGACCTGTCCGACTGTAAGATGGGCGGAGAGATAAAGCTGAAGGGCAACCGCACCTGTGAGCTGGGCATGCCTGTAGTGGTCAGCTGTGTGCCTGGACGTGCATTTGCTCCCAGCGTCAGTGCCGGCTACAGGAAGGCCTACAGGGTGGAG CAACCCTTGGTACGGCTAAGAGGCGGAGCTTTGATTGGCGAGGGCCGAGTGGAGGTGTTGAAGAATGGGGAgtgggggacagtgtgtgacGACAACTGGAACACTCGAGCTGCCACCGTGGTGTGTCGAGAGCTGGGGTTCGGTAGCGCCAAAGAGGCCTTGACTGGCGCCCGACTGGGACAAG GGATCGGGTCGGTCCACATGAATGAGGTGGAGTGCTCTGGGTTTGAGAAGTCACTGACTGAGTGCTACTTCAACCGGGACGCTTTGGGCTGCAACCATGAGGAAGACGCAGCAGTCAGGTGTAATGTTCCTGCCATGGGCTTCCACAATAGA CTTCGGTTGAATGGCGGCCGTAATCCCTCTGAGGGCCGTGTGGAGATTCTGGCAGAGAGGAACGGCTCCACGGTGTGGGGCACAGTGTGCAGTGACAGCTGGGGGACCATGGAGGCCATGGTCGTGtgcaggcagcttggcttgggCTTTGCCAGCAATGCTTTCCAG GAAACATGGTACTGGACAGGAGATGCCTCCGCTGACGCAGTCGTGATGAGTGGAGTGAGATGTTCAGGAACTGAGCTGACTCTGGATCAGTGTCTACATCACGGGAAACACATCGCCTGTCCCAAAGGAGGTGGAAAATTCGCTGCGGGGGTCTCCTGTACTCAGA TGGCCCCGGACCTGGTCCTCAGTGCCCAGGCTGTGGAGCAGACCACCTACCTGGAGGACAGACCCATGTATGCGCTGCAGTGTGCCCACGAGGAGCAATGTCTGTCCAGTAGTGCAAACACAGCCGACTCCACTTCCTACCGCCGCCTTCTCCGCTTCTCCTCCCAGATCCACAACAATGGCCAGTCAGACTTCAGGCCGCGGGCGGCACACCACTCCTGGATTTGGCACGAGTGTCACAG ACATTACCACAGTATGGAGGTTTTCACCCACTATGACTTACTGACTCTAAACGGCACTAAAGTGGCAGAGGGGCACAAAGCCAGCTTCTGTCTGGAGGACACGCATTGTGACGAAG GTATCGATAAGAGGTATGCATGTGCAAACTTTGGGGCACAAGGCATCACAGTTGGCTGCTGGGATACTTACAGGCACGACATTGACTGTCAGTGGATTGACATCACAGACGTGAAGCCCGGCGACTACATCTTCCAG GTTGTGATAAACCCCAACTATGAGGTTGCAGAATC